A DNA window from Arachis duranensis cultivar V14167 chromosome 3, aradu.V14167.gnm2.J7QH, whole genome shotgun sequence contains the following coding sequences:
- the LOC107479593 gene encoding uncharacterized protein LOC107479593 (The sequence of the model RefSeq protein was modified relative to this genomic sequence to represent the inferred CDS: added 35 bases not found in genome assembly), whose product MASSLSPPKVPMELHVGNRQKLLGSLRQHLLQSSVLLRGFVLLQGGQEQTRHDTDHLELFRQESYFAYLFGVREPGFYGAIDVESGESILFAPRLPDEYAVWLGEIKPLSYFKEHYMVSTACFTDEIASVLQERYKGSGKPLLFLLHGLNTDSNNFSTPADFEGIDNFNKDLTTLHPILTECRVIKSEMEIALVQYANDISSEAHVEVMRNAKVGMKEYQLESMFLHHTYMYGGCRHCSYTCICATGDNSAVLHYGHAAAPNDKTLEDGGMALLDMGAEYHFFMLNLYFSVQINGKFTIDQSLIYNAVLDAHNAVISAMKPGVFWVDMHILAERVILEALKKGQVVVGDVDEMVTARLGAVFMPHGLGHFLGLDTHDPGGYIKGLERRKEPGLKSLRTVRELQEGMVITVEPGCYFINALLCPAMNSPETSKFINQEVIKRFNGFGGVRIESDVLVTAAGCYNMTKCPREIKEIEAVMAGAPWPIKKTLSNHVNGNSSLGF is encoded by the exons ATGGCATCGTCGCTGTCGCCACCCAAAGTTCCGATGGAGCTCCACGTCGGAAACCGCCAGAAGCTTCTGGGATCCCTTCGCCAACATCTGCTTCAGTCGAGCGTCCTTCTTCGCGGCTTCGTCCTCCTCCAGGGTGGCCAAGAGCAAACGCGTCACGACACTGATCACCTCGAGCTCTTCAG GCAGGAGAGTTACTTCGCCTACTTGTTTGGAGTCAGAGAACCTGGTTTCTATGGAGCTATT GACGTTGAAAGCGGGGAATCTATACTCTTTGCTCCTCGGTTACCTGATGAGTATGCTGTTTGGCTGGGAGAAATAAAACCACTGTCCTATTTTAAG GAACACTACATGGTTAGCACGGCATGCTTCACAGATGAAATTGCAAGTGTTTTGCAAGAGCGTTACAAGGGTTCGGGGAAACCCTTGCTCTTTCTCTTGCATGGCCTAAACACAGATAGCAACAATTTCTCTACACCAGCTGACTTTGAG GGCATCGACAACTTCAATAAGGATC GTCATCAAGTCAGAAATGGAGATTGCTCTTGTCCAGTATGCAAATGATATTAGCTCTGAAGCTCATGTTGAG GTTATGAGAAATGCTAAAGTGGGCATGAAGGAGTATCAGCTAGAAAGCATGTTCCTTCACCACACCTACATGTATGGTGGATGTAGGCATTGCTCCTACACATGTATATGTGCTACTGGTGATAACAG TGCTGTTCTCCATTATGGGCATGCAGCAGCTCCAAATGACAAG ACTCTGGAAGATGGAGGGATGGCACTACTTGATATGGGAGCTGAATACCACTT CTTTATGCTCAATTTATACTTTTCTGTGCAGATAAATGGAAAGTTTACGATTGATCAGTCTCTGATATATAAT GCTGTCCTTGATGCTCATAATGCTGTTATATCTGCAATGAAGCCTGGAGTATTCTGGGTTGATATGCACAT ATTAGCAGAAAGAGTCATTTTAGAGGCACTAAAGAAGGGACAAGTTGTTGTAGG TGATGTTGATGAGATGGTGACTGCACGCTTGGGTGCTGTTTTTATGCCACATGGTCTGGGCCATTTCCTTGGTCTTGATACACATGACCCTGGGGGCTACATAAAG GGTctggaaagaagaaaggaaccTGGACTAAAATCATTGCGTACAGTCAGAGAGCTCCAGGAAGGAATG GTCATCACTGTGGAACCTGGATGCTACTTCATTAATGCTCTGTTATGTCCAGCCATGAATAGTCCAGAAACCTCCAAGTTCATCAACCAGGAAGTAATTAAAAGATTTAATGGCTTTGGTGGAGTCCGTATTGAGAGTGATGTG CTGGTTACTGCCGCTGGTTGCTACAATATGACCAAGTGTCCCAGGGAAATAAAGGAGATTGAGGCAGTGATGGCAGGAGCACCATGGCCAATTAAGAAGACTTTGTCTAATCATGTAAATGGGAACAGCTCTCTCGGTTTCTAG
- the LOC107479610 gene encoding uncharacterized protein LOC107479610, whose amino-acid sequence MVEGRGFPGMLHSIDCMHWQWKNCQKAWKGMYMSGYCGVATIVFEVVASSDLWIWHAFFRVSGSNNNINVLGHSLVFDDILNDCALEVNYTIYDNNYTMGYYLTDGIYPEWTTFVKSISKPQGEKRKLFTQYQEGKRKDVERAFGVLQERFAIIRGPARFL is encoded by the coding sequence ATGGTAGAGGGTCGTGGCTTTCCTGGCATGTTACATAGCATTGACTGCATGCATTGGCAATGGAAAAATTGTCAAAAGGCGTGGAAAGGTATGTACATGAGTGGTTATTGTGGGGTTGCAACCATAGTATTTGAGGTTGTAGCATCTTCAGACCTTTGGATATGGCATGCGTTCTTTAGAGTTTCTGGTTCAAATAACAATATCAACGTGTTAGGTCATTCTCTAGTGTTTGATGATATTCTAAATGACTGTGCTCTAGAGGTAAATTATACTATTTATGATAATAATTATACTATGGGATACTATTTAACAGATGGTATTTATCCTGAATGGACCACATTTGTCAAATCAATCTCAAAGCCACAAGGGGAGAAACGCAAGTTATTTACACAATACCaagaagggaaaagaaaagatgTGGAGCGAGCATTTGGAGTGCTGCAAGAACGCTTTGCAATTATACGTGGTCCAGCTCGCTTTTtgtaa